The Allocatelliglobosispora scoriae genome contains a region encoding:
- a CDS encoding SDR family oxidoreductase: MTTSILVTGGTGQLGRLVVPLLRDAGRSVRVLSRHGSGADHVTADLLKGEGIEAALDGIETVLHLAGGPKGDDEATRNLMRAAVGAGVQHVVFISVAAADRLPLGYYRAKTAAEVIVSESGVPWTTLRAAQFHDFAFTGVRALAKSPIVPVPSGIRLQPVETSEVAARLVELALGEPAGFVPDLVGPKIYTFGELLDGYLRASGKRRLTVPVRLPGAVGRAYRAGHNLVLDGAAVGTRTWEEFLAERVPPTRP; the protein is encoded by the coding sequence ATGACGACATCCATCCTGGTCACCGGCGGCACGGGACAGCTCGGCCGCCTCGTCGTACCGCTGCTGCGCGACGCCGGCCGGTCGGTGCGAGTGCTGAGCCGCCACGGTAGCGGTGCCGATCATGTGACCGCCGACCTGCTCAAGGGTGAAGGGATCGAGGCCGCGCTCGACGGGATCGAGACCGTCCTGCACCTCGCGGGCGGCCCCAAGGGCGACGACGAGGCGACCCGCAACCTGATGCGGGCGGCGGTCGGGGCGGGTGTGCAGCACGTCGTCTTCATCTCGGTCGCCGCTGCTGATCGGCTGCCCCTGGGCTACTACCGGGCCAAGACGGCCGCCGAGGTGATCGTGTCCGAATCGGGTGTGCCGTGGACGACGCTGCGGGCCGCGCAGTTCCACGACTTCGCGTTCACCGGCGTACGCGCGCTCGCGAAGTCGCCGATCGTGCCGGTCCCGAGCGGTATCCGGCTCCAGCCCGTCGAGACGAGCGAGGTCGCGGCCCGCCTGGTCGAGCTGGCCCTTGGTGAACCGGCCGGTTTCGTGCCGGACCTCGTCGGGCCGAAGATCTACACCTTCGGTGAGCTGCTCGACGGCTATCTGCGGGCGAGCGGTAAGCGCCGGTTGACAGTGCCGGTCCGGTTGCCGGGTGCCGTCGGCCGGGCCTATCGGGCGGGCCACAACCTGGTGCTCGACGGTGCGGCGGTGGGCACGCGTACGTGGGAGGAGTTCCTCGCCGAACGAGTACCGCCCACCCGACCGTAG
- a CDS encoding PLP-dependent cysteine synthase family protein gives MARFDSLLDTCGNTPLIGLPRLSPSEDVRIWAKLEDRNPTGSVKDRAALFMVRAAEADGTLRPGATILEPTSGNTGIALAMAAKLRGYRLVCVMPENVSSERIQMLRMYGAEIIFSPAAGGSNQAVATAKQIAAEHPDWVMLYQYGNAANAQAHYETTGPELLRDLPSITHFVAGLGTTGTLMGTGRYLREKNPDINIIAAEPRYGEIVYGLRNIDEGYVPELYDASVLSRRFSVGTRDAVLRTRQLVEVEGLFVGFSTGAVFHAALAVAHEAVKAGRKADVAFLVADGGWKYLSTGAYGGTLADAETALEGQLWA, from the coding sequence GTGGCGCGGTTTGATTCACTTCTCGATACGTGTGGCAACACCCCGCTGATCGGGCTGCCCCGGCTCTCGCCCAGCGAGGACGTGCGGATCTGGGCCAAGCTCGAGGACCGCAACCCCACCGGCAGCGTCAAGGACCGGGCCGCGCTCTTCATGGTCCGGGCCGCCGAGGCCGACGGCACCCTGCGTCCCGGCGCGACGATCCTGGAGCCCACCAGCGGAAACACCGGCATCGCGCTCGCCATGGCGGCGAAGCTGCGCGGTTACCGCCTGGTCTGCGTGATGCCGGAGAACGTCTCGTCGGAGCGGATCCAGATGCTCCGGATGTACGGTGCCGAGATCATCTTCTCGCCCGCAGCCGGCGGCTCCAACCAGGCGGTCGCGACGGCCAAGCAGATCGCCGCCGAGCACCCCGACTGGGTGATGCTCTACCAGTACGGCAACGCCGCCAACGCCCAGGCGCACTACGAGACCACCGGGCCGGAGCTGCTGCGCGACCTGCCGTCGATCACGCACTTCGTGGCCGGTCTCGGTACGACGGGCACGCTCATGGGCACCGGTCGCTACCTGCGGGAGAAGAACCCCGACATCAACATCATCGCTGCTGAGCCCCGCTACGGGGAGATCGTCTACGGGCTGCGCAACATCGATGAGGGTTACGTACCGGAGCTCTACGACGCGTCGGTGCTGAGCCGGCGGTTCTCGGTGGGCACGAGGGACGCGGTTCTGCGTACCAGGCAGCTTGTCGAGGTTGAGGGTTTGTTCGTGGGGTTCTCGACCGGCGCGGTCTTCCACGCGGCGCTCGCCGTGGCGCACGAGGCGGTGAAGGCCGGTCGCAAGGCCGACGTGGCGTTCCTCGTCGCCGACGGCGGCTGGAAATACCTGTCGACCGGTGCCTACGGCGGCACGCTCGCCGACGCGGAGACCGCCCTCGAGGGCCAGCTCTGGGCCTGA
- the rph gene encoding ribonuclease PH, giving the protein MTRPDGRKANQLRPVKITRNWTMHAEGSVLVEFGNTKVLCTASVTEGVPRWRKGSGLGWLTSEYAMLPRATTTRNDREAVKGKVGGRTHEISRLIGRSLRACIDLKALGENSIVLDCDVLQADGGTRTAAITGAYVALHDAVSWLAAKNALTRKQTVATTLHRSVAAVSVGIIAGEPRLDLCYDEDVAAEVDMNIVCTGTGEFVEVQGTGEDGVFNRDQLNALLDLGIAGCQQLATAQALALATDLKR; this is encoded by the coding sequence ATGACCCGACCCGATGGCCGCAAAGCGAATCAGCTGCGCCCCGTGAAGATCACTCGGAACTGGACGATGCACGCCGAAGGGTCGGTCCTCGTCGAGTTCGGCAACACCAAGGTCCTGTGCACCGCCAGCGTCACCGAGGGCGTGCCGCGGTGGCGCAAGGGATCGGGGCTCGGCTGGCTGACGAGCGAATACGCCATGCTGCCCCGGGCCACCACCACGCGTAACGATCGCGAGGCGGTGAAGGGCAAGGTCGGCGGGCGTACCCATGAGATCTCGCGGTTGATCGGTCGAAGCCTGCGCGCATGCATAGATCTGAAGGCTTTGGGGGAGAACTCCATCGTGCTCGACTGCGATGTGCTCCAGGCCGACGGTGGGACGCGGACCGCCGCGATCACCGGCGCCTACGTCGCGCTGCACGACGCCGTGTCGTGGCTCGCCGCCAAGAACGCGCTCACCCGCAAGCAGACCGTCGCGACGACCCTGCACCGCTCGGTCGCCGCGGTCAGCGTCGGCATCATCGCGGGCGAACCCCGCCTGGACCTCTGCTACGACGAGGACGTCGCGGCCGAGGTCGACATGAACATCGTTTGTACGGGCACCGGCGAGTTCGTCGAGGTCCAGGGCACCGGCGAGGACGGTGTCTTCAACCGTGACCAGCTAAACGCGCTGCTGGACCTGGGGATCGCGGGCTGTCAGCAGCTCGCCACCGCTCAGGCCCTGGCACTCGCCACCGACCTGAAGAGGTGA
- the hutH gene encoding histidine ammonia-lyase, producing the protein MNVIVQPTGVTTADVLAVARGTAQVSIAEQTVAAMATSRAIVDGIERDGRPVYGVSTGFGALANTFIAPERRAELQHALIRSHAAGAGAPMPREVVRAMMLLRVRSLALGYSGVRPIVAQALVDLLNHDITPWVPEHGSLGASGDLAPLAHCAMVILGEGWVLGKDGHRMMGADALHAAGLTPITLSSKEGLALINGTDGMLGMLLLAVDDFAHLLAMADVTAALSIEAMLGTDRPFQPELHAIRPHPGQMTSAANLHRLLQGSSIMDSHRDDHEHAVQDAYSMRCAPQVAGAARDTLDFARQVAARELVSLADNPVVLPDGRVESTGNFHGAPLGFAADFLAIAAAEVGAIAERRVDRLLDVTRSRDLPAFLTPDPGVNSGLMIAQYTAAGIVAENRRLASPASVDSLPTSGMQEDHVSMGWSATKKLRTVLDNLTSILAVELLAGVRGLQLRAPLVPSPSGRACVAAVAAYTGEPGPDVFMAPIMEAARATIATPALRTDIESTIGPLS; encoded by the coding sequence ATGAACGTCATCGTCCAGCCCACCGGGGTCACCACCGCCGACGTGCTCGCCGTCGCACGCGGCACCGCGCAGGTGTCGATCGCCGAACAGACCGTCGCGGCGATGGCGACGAGCCGGGCCATCGTCGACGGGATCGAGCGCGACGGCCGGCCCGTCTACGGCGTCTCCACCGGCTTCGGCGCCCTCGCCAACACCTTCATCGCCCCCGAGCGCCGCGCGGAGCTCCAGCACGCGCTGATCCGCTCGCACGCGGCCGGCGCGGGCGCGCCGATGCCGCGCGAGGTGGTCCGGGCCATGATGCTGCTGCGGGTCCGCTCGCTGGCCCTGGGCTATTCGGGGGTACGCCCGATCGTCGCCCAAGCACTCGTCGACCTGCTCAACCACGACATCACGCCGTGGGTGCCCGAGCACGGCTCGCTCGGCGCCTCCGGTGACCTGGCACCGCTCGCCCACTGCGCGATGGTGATCCTCGGTGAGGGCTGGGTGCTCGGCAAGGACGGGCACCGCATGATGGGCGCCGACGCCCTGCACGCGGCCGGCCTGACGCCGATCACGCTCTCCTCCAAGGAGGGCCTCGCGTTGATCAACGGTACCGACGGCATGCTCGGCATGCTCCTGCTCGCCGTCGACGACTTCGCCCACCTGCTCGCCATGGCCGACGTGACCGCGGCGCTCTCGATCGAGGCGATGCTCGGCACCGACCGGCCCTTCCAACCCGAGTTGCACGCGATCCGCCCGCACCCGGGCCAGATGACCAGCGCCGCCAACCTGCACCGGCTGCTGCAGGGTTCGTCCATCATGGACTCGCACCGGGACGACCACGAGCACGCCGTGCAGGACGCCTACTCGATGCGGTGCGCGCCGCAGGTCGCCGGTGCCGCCCGGGACACGCTCGACTTCGCCCGGCAGGTCGCCGCCCGTGAGCTGGTCAGCCTCGCCGACAACCCGGTCGTACTCCCCGACGGCCGGGTCGAGTCGACCGGCAACTTCCACGGCGCCCCGCTCGGTTTCGCCGCCGACTTCCTCGCCATCGCCGCCGCCGAGGTCGGTGCGATCGCCGAACGCCGCGTCGACCGGCTGCTCGACGTGACCCGCTCCCGGGACCTGCCCGCCTTCCTCACGCCGGACCCGGGCGTGAACTCCGGCCTGATGATCGCGCAGTACACGGCCGCCGGCATCGTCGCCGAGAACCGCCGCCTCGCGTCACCGGCGAGCGTGGACTCGCTGCCGACGAGCGGCATGCAGGAGGACCACGTCTCGATGGGCTGGTCGGCGACGAAGAAGCTGCGCACGGTCCTGGACAACCTGACCAGCATCCTCGCCGTCGAGTTGCTGGCCGGGGTACGGGGCCTGCAGCTCCGGGCTCCGCTGGTGCCGTCGCCGTCGGGCCGCGCCTGCGTGGCGGCGGTGGCTGCCTATACGGGCGAGCCGGGACCGGACGTGTTCATGGCCCCGATCATGGAGGCCGCCCGCGCCACGATCGCCACTCCCGCCCTCCGCACCGACATCGAGTCCACCATCGGCCCCCTGTCCTGA
- the murI gene encoding glutamate racemase: protein MTDAPIGIFDSGVGGLTVARAILDQLPHERLLYLGDTAHVPYGPKPLADVRKYALACLDELAAQDVKLLVIACNTAIAACLADVRERYDIPVVEVIRPAVRRAVAATRNGRIGVIGTAGTIASGAYEDAFAAAPQATITSVACPQFVDFVERGITSGRALLGLASGYLEPLQRADVDTLVLGCTHYPLLSGVLSLVMGDQVTLVSSADETAKDVYRVLVQQDIVRPDDAPPPRHELRVTGDVGPFDKLAKRFVGELSLGELGNTMSVGATA, encoded by the coding sequence GTGACGGACGCGCCGATCGGCATCTTCGACTCGGGAGTCGGCGGGCTGACGGTTGCTCGGGCAATCCTGGATCAGCTCCCGCATGAGCGCCTGCTCTACCTCGGGGACACCGCGCATGTGCCCTACGGGCCCAAGCCGCTCGCTGACGTGCGCAAATACGCGCTCGCGTGCCTGGACGAGCTCGCCGCGCAGGATGTCAAGCTGCTGGTGATCGCGTGCAACACGGCGATCGCCGCGTGCCTCGCGGACGTGCGGGAGCGCTATGACATCCCGGTCGTGGAGGTCATCCGCCCGGCCGTCCGGCGGGCCGTGGCGGCGACCCGCAACGGCAGGATCGGTGTGATCGGCACGGCCGGAACCATCGCGAGCGGCGCCTACGAGGACGCCTTCGCCGCTGCACCGCAGGCCACGATCACCTCGGTGGCCTGCCCGCAGTTCGTCGACTTCGTCGAGCGGGGGATCACCTCCGGCCGCGCCCTGTTGGGCCTGGCCAGTGGATATCTTGAGCCCCTGCAGCGAGCCGACGTGGATACGCTTGTCCTCGGGTGCACGCACTACCCGTTGCTCTCGGGAGTGCTCAGCCTGGTGATGGGTGATCAGGTCACCCTGGTCTCCAGCGCCGACGAGACGGCGAAGGACGTTTATCGCGTGTTGGTGCAGCAGGACATCGTCAGGCCGGACGATGCCCCGCCGCCGCGGCACGAACTGCGCGTCACCGGCGATGTCGGACCGTTCGACAAGCTGGCGAAGCGTTTTGTCGGGGAACTCAGCCTGGGAGAGCTAGGTAACACGATGTCTGTGGGGGCGACGGCGTGA
- a CDS encoding TetR/AcrR family transcriptional regulator: MKTSIRPGGRSARVRAAVMAATLDELARNGYADLTVEKIADRAGVNKTTIYRRWSDLDGVLAEVLAELGATVVVIPDTGSFDGDLRTLGAMVQAALTDPPVAALLTGLAAAAPRSARAAAVLRDFFTERYRLAAEIVDRAVARGELPPDTDGYAVIEAVSAPFYHRLLLTRQPLDDRLTTQTVLAATAAARSGAFIPHL, encoded by the coding sequence ATGAAGACCAGCATTCGACCCGGCGGCCGCAGCGCCCGGGTGCGCGCCGCCGTCATGGCCGCCACCCTGGATGAGCTGGCCAGAAACGGCTATGCCGACCTCACCGTGGAGAAGATCGCCGACCGGGCGGGTGTCAACAAGACGACCATCTATCGCCGCTGGTCCGACCTCGACGGGGTGCTCGCGGAGGTGCTCGCGGAGCTCGGCGCGACCGTGGTCGTCATCCCCGACACCGGCAGCTTCGACGGCGATCTGCGCACGCTCGGCGCGATGGTCCAGGCCGCACTCACCGACCCGCCCGTCGCCGCGCTGCTCACCGGCCTCGCGGCCGCCGCTCCCCGCAGCGCCCGCGCCGCGGCGGTCCTGCGCGACTTCTTCACCGAGCGCTACCGGCTCGCGGCCGAGATCGTGGACCGGGCAGTCGCGCGCGGCGAGCTTCCCCCCGACACCGATGGGTACGCCGTGATCGAAGCCGTCAGCGCCCCCTTCTATCACCGGTTACTGCTGACCAGGCAGCCTCTCGACGATCGCCTGACCACCCAGACGGTGCTGGCCGCGACCGCAGCCGCCCGTTCCGGCGCTTTCATCCCGCACCTCTGA
- a CDS encoding MBL fold metallo-hydrolase, translated as MRLTVLGCAGSFPGPEAACSAYLVEADGFRLLIDFGSGSLSALQRYAGIKAVDAILLSHLHCDHMLDAVSYVVVRRYAPDGPYPALPVYAPAGAPERLAAAYSHEEGPLDDVYTFYGLQPGSFPIGPFTVSVDRVNHPVETYGVRLEHEGKVLTYSADTAMCDSLLRLAHGADLFLCEASYLDGVDNPPGLHLTGREAGEVATKASVGKLLLTHLVTAWGSEVETFEAAASAFAGPVEIARPGARYEV; from the coding sequence GTGAGGCTCACTGTTCTGGGGTGTGCGGGGAGCTTTCCTGGTCCGGAGGCCGCATGCTCCGCATACCTCGTCGAGGCGGACGGGTTCCGCCTGCTGATCGACTTCGGCTCCGGCTCGCTGTCGGCGCTGCAGCGCTACGCGGGGATCAAGGCGGTCGACGCGATCCTGCTCAGCCACCTGCACTGTGACCACATGCTGGACGCGGTTTCCTATGTGGTGGTCCGGCGGTACGCACCGGACGGGCCCTACCCGGCGCTGCCGGTCTACGCACCGGCCGGTGCCCCCGAGCGGCTCGCCGCGGCCTACAGCCACGAGGAAGGGCCGCTCGACGACGTCTACACCTTCTACGGCCTGCAGCCGGGCAGCTTCCCGATCGGGCCCTTCACCGTCAGCGTCGACCGGGTCAACCACCCCGTCGAGACCTACGGCGTCCGGCTGGAGCACGAGGGCAAGGTGCTCACCTACTCCGCCGACACCGCGATGTGCGACTCGCTGCTGCGGCTGGCGCACGGCGCGGACCTCTTCCTCTGCGAGGCCTCCTACCTCGACGGTGTCGACAACCCGCCGGGCCTGCACCTCACCGGTCGCGAGGCGGGCGAGGTCGCGACGAAGGCGAGCGTCGGCAAGCTGCTGCTCACGCACCTCGTCACCGCGTGGGGCAGCGAGGTGGAGACGTTCGAGGCGGCAGCTTCGGCGTTCGCCGGACCGGTTGAAATAGCCCGTCCGGGTGCCCGCTACGAGGTCTGA
- a CDS encoding formimidoylglutamate deiminase: MLIWCEAAWLPDGIAREVLIEFDSTITRIAVDVVAPPGVPRRAGLTIPGLANVHSHAFHRALRGRTHAERGSFWTWRELMYKVAARLDPDSYFQLARATYAEMALAGITSVGEFHYLHRAPGGVAYRDPNAMAEALIAAAAEAGIRITLLDTLYLTASVDGEPLAGPQLRFSDGSLDAWSARHDLLPRFAANGGLGARNDHALLQNVAGDVGGDQDRRNSSRGGPQHLRVGAALHSVRAVPAELMRPFAERTAGQPVHVHLSEQRAENEACLVVHGCTPTELLDRHGVLSPQLTAVHATHLTPADIKLLSSGYACFCPTTERDLGDGIGPAGALAEAGVRLNLGSDSHAVIDLLEEARALELHERLATERRGHFAAADLLAAATVTGHAALGWDDAGHLAVGQRADLVTLSLESPRTAGIDPEGVLFAASAADITHVVADGREIVADGRHATVDVPRELREAITCLF, from the coding sequence ATGCTGATCTGGTGCGAGGCCGCCTGGCTGCCCGACGGGATCGCCCGCGAGGTGCTGATCGAGTTCGATTCGACGATCACCCGGATCGCCGTCGACGTCGTCGCGCCGCCCGGGGTCCCGCGCCGGGCCGGGTTGACGATCCCCGGTCTCGCCAACGTGCACTCGCACGCGTTCCACCGGGCGCTGCGGGGGCGTACCCACGCCGAACGCGGATCATTCTGGACGTGGCGCGAGCTGATGTACAAGGTGGCCGCCCGGCTCGACCCGGACTCGTATTTCCAGCTCGCCCGGGCCACCTACGCCGAGATGGCGCTCGCCGGGATCACCTCGGTCGGCGAGTTCCACTACCTGCACCGGGCCCCCGGCGGGGTTGCTTACCGCGACCCCAACGCGATGGCCGAGGCCCTGATCGCGGCGGCCGCCGAGGCGGGAATCCGCATCACCCTCCTGGACACGCTCTATCTCACGGCCTCCGTCGACGGAGAGCCCCTGGCGGGCCCCCAGCTCCGCTTCAGCGACGGCAGCCTCGACGCCTGGTCCGCCCGCCACGACCTCCTGCCACGTTTTGCAGCAAACGGTGGCCTCGGCGCGCGAAATGACCACGCTTTGCTGCAAAACGTGGCGGGGGACGTGGGCGGCGACCAAGATCGCCGCAACTCTTCAAGAGGTGGTCCTCAGCACCTCCGGGTCGGGGCCGCGCTGCACTCCGTGCGAGCGGTTCCGGCGGAGCTCATGCGGCCCTTCGCCGAGCGGACGGCCGGGCAGCCCGTCCACGTCCACCTCTCCGAGCAGCGCGCCGAGAACGAGGCCTGCCTCGTCGTTCACGGCTGTACGCCGACCGAGCTGCTCGACCGGCACGGCGTACTGAGCCCGCAGCTCACCGCCGTCCACGCCACCCATCTCACCCCCGCGGACATCAAGCTGCTGAGCAGCGGATATGCCTGCTTCTGCCCGACCACCGAACGGGATCTCGGCGACGGGATCGGTCCCGCCGGGGCGCTCGCCGAGGCCGGTGTCCGGCTCAACCTCGGCAGCGACAGCCACGCGGTGATCGACCTGCTGGAGGAGGCCCGCGCCCTCGAACTCCACGAGCGCCTCGCCACCGAGCGACGTGGCCACTTCGCCGCCGCCGACCTGCTCGCCGCCGCCACGGTCACCGGCCACGCCGCTCTCGGCTGGGACGACGCGGGTCACCTCGCCGTCGGTCAGCGCGCCGACCTCGTCACGCTCTCCCTGGAGTCGCCCCGGACCGCCGGGATCGACCCCGAGGGCGTCCTCTTCGCGGCGTCGGCCGCCGACATCACCCACGTCGTCGCGGACGGGCGGGAGATCGTCGCCGACGGCCGCCACGCCACGGTCGACGTACCACGCGAGCTGCGGGAGGCGATCACATGTCTCTTCTGA
- a CDS encoding FAD-dependent oxidoreductase, which yields MEAQVCVVGGGPAGLVLGLLLARQGVEVVVLEKHADFLRDFRGDTIHSSTLDLLDELGLGDEVSRLPGRKASQLRMTFADGAYTVADFSQLKGAHPYIMLLPQWDFLNLLAAEAAKLPNFTLLRSIEVVDVLRAADGTVTGVQAKDQAGAVVEVRASLTVACDGRFSAVRNALHLTPVEHGAPMDVLWFRVPRGEADPAGLDMHVGAGALMIVIDRGDYFQCAYVIPKGGFETVRAGGLDEFRAKVAQLVPPLADRVDAIASWDDVKLLTVRVNRLKQWHGPGYLLIGDAAHAMSPVGGVGVNLAVQDAVATARLLGPKLLDGSITTDDLALVEKRRSFPTDVTQRVQRMIQGFVIGAVLGTDQAVHAPAPVKLLKRFPSLQAKPAKVIGYGVRPEHV from the coding sequence ATGGAGGCACAGGTCTGCGTCGTGGGCGGCGGCCCGGCCGGGCTGGTGCTCGGTCTGCTCCTCGCTCGTCAGGGGGTCGAGGTGGTGGTGCTGGAGAAGCACGCCGACTTCCTGCGCGACTTCCGCGGTGACACGATCCACTCGTCGACGCTGGACCTCCTCGATGAGCTCGGGCTCGGCGACGAGGTGTCCCGGCTGCCCGGTCGCAAGGCCTCCCAACTGCGGATGACCTTCGCCGACGGCGCCTACACGGTGGCGGACTTCTCCCAGCTTAAGGGCGCGCACCCCTACATCATGCTTCTGCCACAGTGGGACTTCCTCAACCTGCTCGCCGCCGAGGCCGCGAAGCTGCCCAACTTCACGCTGCTGCGCTCGATCGAGGTCGTCGATGTGTTGCGCGCCGCCGACGGCACGGTCACCGGTGTCCAGGCGAAAGACCAGGCCGGAGCCGTGGTCGAGGTCCGCGCGTCGCTCACGGTCGCGTGCGACGGTCGATTCTCGGCGGTACGCAACGCGCTGCACCTCACCCCCGTCGAGCATGGTGCGCCGATGGACGTGCTGTGGTTCCGTGTCCCGCGGGGCGAGGCGGACCCGGCCGGGCTCGACATGCACGTCGGTGCCGGTGCACTGATGATCGTCATCGATCGCGGCGACTACTTCCAGTGCGCCTACGTCATTCCGAAGGGCGGCTTCGAGACGGTTCGGGCGGGCGGGCTCGACGAGTTCCGGGCCAAGGTCGCCCAGCTCGTGCCGCCGCTCGCCGATCGGGTCGACGCGATCGCGAGCTGGGACGACGTCAAGCTGCTCACCGTCCGGGTCAATCGGCTCAAGCAGTGGCACGGGCCCGGCTACCTCCTCATCGGTGACGCCGCACACGCGATGTCGCCGGTCGGCGGGGTCGGCGTCAACCTCGCGGTGCAGGACGCGGTGGCGACTGCCCGGCTGCTCGGGCCGAAGCTGCTCGACGGCTCGATCACCACGGACGACCTGGCGCTGGTGGAGAAGCGGCGGAGCTTCCCGACCGACGTGACGCAGCGCGTCCAGCGGATGATCCAGGGCTTCGTGATCGGTGCCGTCCTCGGTACCGATCAGGCCGTGCACGCACCGGCGCCGGTGAAGCTGCTCAAGCGGTTCCCGTCGCTGCAGGCCAAGCCGGCGAAGGTGATCGGCTACGGCGTACGCCCCGAGCACGTGTGA
- the hutI gene encoding imidazolonepropionase, protein MSLLITNIGELTTHDPELGTLHDAAIVVGDTVRWAGPAAKAPDADRVIDARGAAVIPGFVDSHAHLVFAGDRAPEFAARMAGEPYTGGGIRTTMAATRAASDETLRANVERLVQESLRQGTTTMEIKSGYGLNVPDEARSLRIAAEFTTETTYLGAHVTPPGIEPDDYVRLVTGEMLDHCAAHAKWVDVFCERGAFDVDQARAVLTAGIARGLQPRIHANQLTEGGGIRLAVELGCASADHCTHLSASDVDALAGSDTVATLLPGAEFSTRSPYPDARTLLDAGATVALATDCNPGSSYTSSMSFCLALAVREMRMTPAEALWAATAGGARALRRPDIGHLGVGARADLVILDAPSAVHLAYRPGVPLAHTVLHKGVPQ, encoded by the coding sequence ATGTCTCTTCTGATCACGAACATCGGCGAGCTCACCACCCATGATCCCGAGCTGGGTACGCTGCACGACGCGGCGATCGTCGTCGGCGACACGGTCCGCTGGGCCGGGCCCGCCGCGAAGGCCCCCGACGCCGACCGGGTGATCGACGCCCGGGGCGCCGCGGTGATCCCCGGGTTCGTCGACAGCCACGCCCACCTCGTCTTCGCCGGGGACCGGGCGCCTGAGTTCGCGGCCCGGATGGCGGGCGAGCCCTACACGGGTGGTGGTATCCGCACGACGATGGCCGCGACCAGGGCCGCGAGCGACGAGACGCTCCGAGCCAATGTGGAACGCCTGGTCCAGGAGTCGCTGCGCCAGGGCACCACGACAATGGAGATCAAGTCCGGCTACGGCCTCAACGTCCCCGACGAGGCCCGCTCGCTGCGGATCGCGGCGGAGTTCACGACGGAGACGACGTACCTGGGCGCGCACGTGACACCGCCCGGCATCGAGCCCGACGACTACGTGCGGCTCGTCACCGGGGAGATGCTCGATCACTGTGCGGCGCACGCGAAGTGGGTCGACGTCTTCTGCGAACGGGGCGCCTTCGACGTGGACCAGGCCAGAGCGGTGCTCACGGCCGGGATCGCGCGGGGATTGCAGCCGCGCATCCACGCCAACCAGCTCACCGAGGGGGGCGGGATCCGGCTCGCGGTCGAGCTGGGCTGCGCCAGCGCGGATCACTGCACCCACCTCAGTGCCTCCGATGTGGACGCTCTCGCCGGATCCGACACAGTGGCGACGCTGCTGCCGGGGGCGGAGTTCTCCACCCGGTCGCCCTATCCCGACGCCAGGACGTTGCTCGATGCGGGGGCCACGGTGGCGCTCGCGACGGACTGCAACCCCGGGTCGTCGTACACCTCATCGATGTCCTTCTGTCTTGCCCTCGCCGTGCGCGAGATGCGGATGACCCCGGCCGAGGCGCTCTGGGCCGCGACCGCGGGCGGCGCGCGGGCCCTGCGCCGCCCGGACATCGGCCACCTCGGCGTCGGCGCGCGGGCCGACCTCGTGATCCTCGACGCGCCCTCCGCGGTGCACCTCGCCTACCGGCCGGGGGTGCCGCTCGCTCACACGGTTCTGCACAAGGGAGTGCCGCAATGA
- the rdgB gene encoding RdgB/HAM1 family non-canonical purine NTP pyrophosphatase, whose product MRLLLATRNVKKLDELRRILASSPELHTVELVGLDDVETYPEAPEVGLTFAENALMKAREGVRYTGLPTVADDSGLAVDALSGMPGVFSARWSGRHGDDQANLDLLLGQIGDVPDEHRGGAFICAAALVLPPTSGSTDLREHLVHGKMPGRVLRSGRGTGGFGYDPIFIAEGQTRTNAELEPAEKDAISHRGKAFRALAAVIAKAL is encoded by the coding sequence ATGCGTCTGCTGCTCGCCACCCGCAACGTCAAGAAGCTCGACGAGCTGCGCCGCATCCTGGCGTCCTCACCGGAGCTGCACACGGTCGAACTCGTCGGGCTCGACGATGTCGAGACCTACCCGGAGGCGCCCGAGGTGGGGCTCACCTTCGCGGAGAACGCGCTGATGAAGGCCCGGGAGGGAGTCCGATACACGGGGCTGCCGACGGTCGCTGACGACTCCGGTCTCGCCGTCGACGCGCTGAGCGGGATGCCGGGTGTCTTCAGCGCCCGCTGGTCCGGCCGGCACGGCGATGACCAGGCGAATCTCGATCTGCTGCTCGGGCAGATCGGCGATGTGCCGGATGAGCACCGGGGCGGCGCGTTCATCTGCGCGGCTGCGCTGGTGCTGCCGCCGACATCCGGGTCCACGGACCTGCGCGAGCACCTGGTGCACGGCAAGATGCCGGGTCGGGTGCTGCGATCCGGTCGAGGCACGGGCGGCTTCGGGTACGACCCGATCTTCATCGCCGAGGGCCAGACCAGGACCAATGCCGAGCTGGAGCCGGCCGAGAAGGACGCGATCAGCCACCGGGGCAAGGCGTTCCGTGCGCTGGCGGCTGTGATCGCCAAGGCTCTGTAG